From Schizosaccharomyces pombe strain 972h- genome assembly, chromosome: II, the proteins below share one genomic window:
- the prp31 gene encoding U4/U6 x U5 tri-snRNP complex subunit Prp31 has protein sequence MSLADELLADLDDIEETTESTITDELGPDAKKRRLELQLEEGNGISAELENDLDITKISDSAQKLPSEVANKFNDNNENIYQLLNSTRLRDIIEGTEKYKGTEKQAITGNIEDDLEYHLIVDSNSIAMEIDDEILRLHRLVKEWYHDRFPELSSLVLNAFDYCKTVSSLLNDLDNSKTKLSFLPSATVMVIATTATTTVGKPLPDEMIKNVKNCCEAIQQLGEEKQKIIEYVQSRISVVAPNLSAVVGSTTAANLIGIAGGLTRLGKFPACNLPALGKRRLTTIGINNPAVSGDYGFLYMSEIVQKTPPDVRKQAIRMTAAKVALAARIDSIHEYPDGSFGISARKEVERKIEKLLEPPSQKPTVALPVPDDRPKRRRGGRRIRKMKEQYAVTELRRLQNRVAFGKEEAEVFNFDETEGLGMLGQEGEGKIRAVSIDSRTKLRLPKARKAQLQSMAQKNPLAASGLQSSLSFTPIQGIELVNPLLQRQQKVEEANKWFRDGVFTQIKKDSNEPKNKFS, from the coding sequence ATGTCACTGGCAGATGAATTATTAGCTGATCTTGATGATATTGAGGAAACTACAGAATCTACAATTACTGATGAACTTGGGCCAGATGCGAAGAAAAGGCGGTTAGAGTTACAATTAGAGGAAGGAAATGGCATTTCTGCTGAATTAGAAAACGATTTGGATATTACCAAAATTAGCGATTCTGCTCAAAAATTGCCTAGTGAAGTtgctaataaatttaatgacAATAATGAGAACATTTATCAGCTGTTGAATTCTACACGTCTTCGCGATATCATAGAAGGAACTGAGAAATATAAAGGCACCGAAAAACAAGCTATCACTGGAAACATCGAAGATGATCTCGAATATCACCTTATCGTGGATTCTAATTCAATTGCGATGGAAATTGACGATGAAATCCTGCGGCTGCACAGACTCGTGAAGGAATGGTATCATGACCGATTTCCTGAATTAAGTAGTTTGGTCTTGAATGCCTTTGACTATTGCAAAACTGTTAGTTCTCTGTTAAATGATTTAGACAACAGCAAAACCAAACTTTCCTTTCTTCCTTCTGCTACAGTGATGGTTATTGCTACAACAGCAACGACAACAGTGGGAAAGCCTCTTCCAGAtgaaatgataaaaaacgTTAAAAATTGCTGTGAGGCAATTCAGCAATTGGgtgaagaaaagcaaaaaattattgaatatgTCCAATCAAGAATTAGTGTCGTAGCTCCTAATTTGTCTGCAGTCGTGGGTTCTACCACAGCTGCCAATTTAATCGGCATTGCAGGAGGATTGACTAGACTTGGAAAGTTTCCTGCTTGCAATTTACCAGCGCTCGGAAAAAGGAGGCTGACAACAATTGGTATTAACAATCCGGCTGTTAGTGGGGATTATGGATTTTTGTATATGTCGGAAATTGTTCAAAAGACCCCTCCTGATGTACGAAAGCAAGCTATCCGAATGACTGCTGCTAAAGTTGCTTTAGCAGCAAGAATCGATTCCATTCATGAATATCCTGATGGCTCATTTGGCATATCTGCTCGAAAGGAAGTTGAACggaaaattgaaaagcttttggaACCTCCATCACAGAAACCAACTGTTGCGCTACCCGTTCCTGACGATAGGCCAAAACGTCGTCGTggaggaagaagaattcGCAAGATGAAAGAGCAATATGCCGTAACGGAATTGCGGAGATTACAGAATCGCGTCGCCTTTGGTAAGGAGGAGGCGGAAGTCTTTAATTTTGACGAAACGGAAGGTCTTGGTATGCTTGGTCAAGAAGGTGAAGGAAAAATTCGTGCAGTGTCAATTGATTCTCGAACTAAATTACGGTTACCAAAAGCGCGGAAGGCCCAACTACAATCAATGGCACAGAAGAATCCCCTTGCTGCAAGCGGTTTACAAAGTTCATTATCCTTCACACCTATTCAAGGCATTGAACTAGTGAACCCCTTACTTCAACGACAACAAAAAGTAGAAGAGGCCAACAAATGGTTTCGTGATGGTGTTTTTACACAGATAAAGAAGGATTCTAATGAGccgaaaaataaattttcataa